The nucleotide sequence CCGACGGCTCAGTGGTGCAGGCCCCAACGCTGGAAAAGAAGCCAGTCGCTGAAGAAAGCGCGGAAAAACCCGCCGCCCCTGTGGCCGAACCCGGCCCGCGAGCTTCGGTAACCGCCGCCGCGCGTGCCCCTGAAGGAGCAACACCGGCGGAAGCCCCCGCCAGTGAAGAACCCGCCGCGCCCGTGGCCGAAGCCCCCAAGGCTGAAGCTCCCGCTGTCGAAGCCCCGGCCGCTCCTGTGGTGGAAGCTCCCGCTGTCGAAGCCCCGGCCGCCCCCGTGGCTGAAGCCCCCAAGGCCGAACCTGTCGTGGAGCCGGTTGTGGAAGAAGCCCCCGCTGCTCCCGCAGCCGAAGCAAAAACCCCTGCGACGGCAGAACCCGTAGCGGCGGAAGCCCCCGCTGCCCCTGCACCAGCGCAAGCTCCCGTGGCGGCAGCTCCCAAGGCTGCCAAGGGCGGCAAAAAGTCCCCCAAGAAGGGCGGTAAAAAGTAACCTCCTTCCGCAAGCAGACCATCCAGGCCTCGGCAGGCTGTCGGAACTCACCGACAGCCTGCCGAGGCCTTTGCTATTTGTGTACCATGAGGGGGCGGGCTATGATGGACATGAGGCACGCGCCAGCAAGGCTCTTCCCCATGTAGGCGAATATCCGGAGGTTTGGCGAAGAACCCGCATTATTGTGACCACCATCACAGAAAGTCGTGACTAAATCTGTTGTATAAAAGGTGTTGCACAACCACGGCGCGAGGCCAGGCTGAGCGGCAGATATTAAGCCCGCCCGCGGGCGCAGTCCCGGCAGCATGATGGAGCGGCCAGCCCCAAACCGGCCAGCGCGCACGGCAACTCCAAACCACCCCGCACCCGCGGCGGCCAGAATGGGGAAAAGCGATGGAAAACAGCGAACTGCAAACCATCTTCTCTGCATTGCAGACCGGGCCCTTTGCGGCCATGTCCGAGGCCGAACGTCAAAAGCTGGCGCACCACGCGCGGTTGCAGCCATTCGGTCAAGGGGCGACGCTTTTTAGAGAAGGTGAACCCTCCACAGATCCCATGCTGCTGCAGACAGGGATGGTCAAGATCTGTCGTCATTCGTCGCAGGGCAAGGAGTGTGTGCTGCACATTGTGCGCCCCGGCAGGCTGCTGGACGCCGGCGTGCTGTTCTATGAAGAGGGCCTGCCCGTTACAGCCGTCGGCGTGCAGGCGGGCACGGTGCTGCGGCTCGATCGCAAAGCCCTGCTTGAAACTCTGCAGCACGAGGCCGCCCTGGGCGTTGCGCTGCTTACGGCCATGAGCCTGCGCCAGCGCCTGTTTATAAACAAAATCGCCGGTTCGCAGGGGCGTATTTCCGTTTCCGGGCGTGTGGCGGCATGGCTGCTGCACCGGGCAAAGATGGAAAAAAGCGCCACCCTGAACATGGGCGTTACCCAGGAAACCCTGGCCCGCCAGATGGGCATCAGCCGCGAGAGCCTGAGCCGCGAGCTCAGCGCCCTTGCATCCGCAGGGCTCATTGACCGCAACCGCCGCCGCATTACCCTGCTTGATGCGGATGCCTTGCGCGGGCGTGCCGAAGCGTAGGATCAGCATGAAAGTCTGCATTGTTTACTCCTCCTGCACGGGCAATACCCGCAAGGTTGCCGAGGCGCTGGCCCAAACCTCGGGCGCGCCCTGCTTTGCCGTACGCAACGCCCCCAACCCGGAGGATTACGACCTTCTGGCCCTGGGCTTCTGGGTACGCAAGGGACAGCCGGATGCCCGCGCCCAGCGCTATATGGAGCAGGTGCACGGCAAAAAAGTATTTTTTTTCGGCACGCTGGGCGCGTGGCCGCACTCTGAGCACGCCCGCCGATGCGCGGCGGCAGCCCGCGAACTTTTGCTGACGGGCGGCAATGCCGTGCTGGATGGATTTTTGTGTCAAGGACGCGTAAACCCTCAGGTTATCGCCGCATCGCAACGCAAGGGCGGCCATCCCATGAGCCCAGAACGGCAGGCGCGCCTGAACGAAGCCGCGCGCCATCCCGACGCCGCGGACCTCACGGCGGCGCGGCTGTGCTGGCAGCGCAGCCTGCAGCAATACGCGGGCGGCATTGCGTCCTCCGCCATGCCCATGGCCGCCGGGCTGTTGACCATGCCCGAGATCATCAATATGTCTTCCCGGTTGTAACCGGCATAAGAACCGCAGGAGCCTTTCATGCGCAAGCAGGACCGCCAATGCCTCGACCCGGCATTTTTTGACGAAGTTTTTTCCACGGCAGATGATTTGTGCCTGGCCATGTGCGATGGGGAATTTCCTTATGTCATCCCCCTCAACTTTGTGCGCCAGGGCGACTGCATCTATATCCACTGCGCTCTTGAAGGCCACAAGCTTGACTGCATCCGCCGCAACCCCCACGTAGCCTTTACCCTGGCGGCGGACGTGCGCATCCACAGAGAAAAATCCACCACCTACTACAAGTCGGTGTGCGGCACTGGCCGGGCCAGCATTGTGGAAGACCCGGCGGAAAAGGGACGCGCCCTCGACGCGCTGGCCATGCGCTATGCCGCGCAATGCCCCACCCCCACGCCGGATGCCGCCCTCGCCCGTACAGGCGTCGTGCGCATTGATATTGTGGAGCTGGTCGGCAAGCGCAAACTGCCCAAGTAAGCCTCACCACTATTGGCAGCGACGCGGCATCTCGCCACAACTAGCTGTATTTAAAGGAAGTCTGACATGAGCGGAGCTTCCCGTCTTATCCCCTTGCCTTCATTTATGGCCGTAATCCTTGCCGGTGCGCACTTTTGGCGCGCAGGGCAGCCCGGCCTTGCCGCAGCCTGTCTGCTGCTGGGCGCGCTCGCCTGGAGCCGGGCCGCGTGGGTGCGTCTGGCGCTGCTGCTGGCGCTGCCGCTGCTGTCCGCCAGCTGGATATGGAGCGCCGGGCAGTTTGTGCAGATGCGCATGCTCATGGGCGAGCCGTGGCGCAGGCTGGCGGGCATTCTGCTGGGCACGGCCCTGTTTACGGCCCTGGGCGCATGGCCCCTGCTGCGCGACGCCGCGCGGCGGCGGTACAACAGCAACAGCCAGAGCGCGGCAAGCCAGCTGGCGGCCCTGTGCCTGTGCCTTGCCCTGTTGCTGCCGGTGTGGATCATGAAACCGCAGTTATTTGTGCTGGAACGCTTTTTTTCGCAATGGGGGGCATTGCAACTGGCCCTTGCAGCGCTCTGGGCCGCCATGGTCGCAGGCTGGCTGAGCGGCAAAAGATCCCCAAAAGTCAGGATGCGCCTGTGGCGGCTGTTTTCCGTCGTATTTTTTGCCCAGCTGGTTCTGGGTTTGCTGCTTGAAAGCCGCTTTTTGCTCAGCGGGCAGCTGCACCTGCCGGTACCCGGCCTTATTGCCGCCGCGCCCGTCTATCGCGGCGGGGGGTGGTTCATGCTGGGCCTGTTTGGCTTTTCCACACTGTTGGCGGGCGCGGCATGGTGCAGCCACCTTTGCTACTTTGGCGCGTGGGACGCCTCCGTCGCCAAGCTCCGCGCGGGCGGCCCGCACGGGCTTGCCCGCCTCAACGCAGAACCGGATGCCGCGCCGCCCCCGGCTGATGACGCCGTCAAGGAAGCGGTACAAACCGTGCCCCGCCGCGCCCCGGCATGGCTGCCGCATCTGCGCCTGGGCATGCTGGGCCTGACGCTGGCTGTTCCGCTGCTGCTGCGTCTTGTCGGCGCACCAGTTGAAGCGGCGCTGGCCTGCGGCTTGCTGCTGGGCCTGCTGGCAGTGCCAGCCTCGCTGCTGATCAGCCGCAAAACCGGATACGCCGCTTACTGCCGGGGCCTGTGCCCGCTGGGCCTGCTGGCAAAATGGCTTGGACGCCTCGCCCCCTGGCGGGTACGTCGCACCGGCCCCTGCCGCAGATGTCTGGCTTGCGTGCGCGTATGCCGTCAGGACGCCATGGGCGACCCCAGGGCAGCCTGCGCGCCAAATGCCGACTGCAACCTGTGCCGCGACTGCGTGTCTGTCTGTCCGCAACAGGCCCTTTCCATAACTTTTTACGGCCTGCCCGGCACGCGCAGCTGGGCAGGGCCAACCTTTGTCGCCATACTGGCCGCCCTGCACGCGGCTTTTCTGACCATGGCCCGCATCTAGCCCGCCGTGGTCTGTATGACAGGAAGCTAAGCTCCATAACCGCAACAGTTGTAAAACCATATCCGAGGATGCCAATGCTGCGTGTGCTGCGTCGCCTGCGGGCAGGAACCATGGCCCCGCCGAGGGCTGACTGGAAGGAAATTTTCTGGGCCTGGGCAGGCAGCTGCCTGTCCATCATCTGTCTGGCCCTGCTGGAAAGGCTGAGCGCGCAGGAATGGAACCTGCCGCTGCTCATCGGCTCGTTTGGCGCATCGGCCGTGCTGGCTTTTGGCGCGCCCCACAGCCCGCTGGCCCAGCCCCGCAACCTTGTGGGCGGGCACGTGCTGTCAGCGCTCGTGGGCGTAACCTGCCAGATGCTCATGAGCGACGACCCGATTCTGGCATCGGGACTGGCCGTTTCCACCGCCATTGCCCTCATGCACGCGACGCAGACCCTGCACCCTCCGGGCGGCGCAACAGCGCTCATAGCAGTCATCGGCGGGCCGGGCATCCACAGTCTGGGCTACTGGTATGTGCTGCTGCCCTGCGCGGCAGGAGCCGTCTGCATGCTGGCCCTGGCCTGTGTGACCAACAACCTGGCCGCCCGCAAAAGATACCCGCTGTTCTGGTGGTAGGGGCCGCCCCCCGAAGCAAACAGCCAGCCCCAGGGGGGCCGCCGGGCACCATGCCGGCGCGCCTCCCTGCCGTACCCTGCAACGCCGCACAATCAAGGCAGGCCGCCCCCGGCTTGCCAGCCGGGGTCAAAGGGCGTAGCGTCATTGCCTTACTTTTATCGAGGTTATGACATGTCCGGCATTTCTTCCGCTTCCCCCCTGGCGGATGGTCTCAGACGCGCGCTGCCCATTGTGCTGGGGTATCTGCCTGTGGGCTTTGCCTTTGGGGTTCTTGCGGTCAAAAACAACATCCCCCCTTCCCTTGCTGTAGCCATGTCCGTGCTGATGTTTTCCGGCTCCGGACAGTTTGTTTTTGCAGGCATGTGGGGCGCTGGAGCAAGCGCCCTCTCCATCATGGCGGCGGTATTTATCGTCAACCTGCGCTACTTGCTGCAGTCAGCTGCAGAATCTCCCTGGCTGGCCGGCCTGCCGCGCGGGCAGCGTTTTTTGCTGGGCCTGGGCCTTACCGACGAGACCTTTGCCGTGCATATTACGGCCTTCCAGAATGGCTGGCGGCGCAACCTCACCACGCTCTTTGTCTGCAACCACACCGCGCAGCTGGGCTGGGTCTCGGGGGCGGCCATCGGCGCGTTTTGCGGCGAGCTTGTGCGCGACGTCAAACCTCTTGGCCTGGATTACGCCCTGACAGCCATGTTTCTGGCCCTGCTGGTGCCGCAGTGCGTCAGCCGCCTGCATGTGCTGGTGGCGCTGTTTACCGCCGTGCTTTCCATCAGCCTCAAGGCTGCGGGCATGACCCAATGGAACATTGCCGTGGCCACAGTACTGGGCGCGAGCCTGGGCACGTGGCTGTTACTGCGCAAGGCCCGGCACGAAGGCGCGCCCATCGACCTTGACGGAGCGGATTGCCCGCCCGCCCGCGACGATACGGCCGTTGACGCGGCACGCACAGGAGAGGTGGAATCATGAACCAGCCCGGATGGCTTGGCGCCAACGCAGCCCTGCTGCTCTGCCTGTTTGGCAGCGTGCTGGTTACCCTGCTGCCCAAAATACTGCCGGTGACCTTTCTCAGGGGCGACAGTCTGCCCCCCCTGCTGCGGCACTGGCTGTCGTTTGTGCCGGTGGCCGTCATGGCGGCGCTGGTGGGGCCGGATGTATTTTTTTACGAAGGGCATTTTAACGCCGGGCCCTCCAACCTGTTTCTGATGGTGTCCCTGCCCTCGCTGCTGGTTGCCTGGTGGACAAAAAACTACTTTCTGACCATTGCCTTTGGCCTTGCGCTGGTGATTCTGGCCCGGGGCATCGGGTTGTACTGATGCCGAAGGCAAAAAGCCCTGCAACCATGCCGCCCTCCCTGCGCAAACGGCGCAAACCGGCCCCGGCCCTACCGCAGCCCTACCGCAGCGCCAGCCTGCTGGTACGTATCGCGCCCGAAAATACGGGGCTGTTCCGCTTTTTGCTCGAAGCGTACGACCATGTGGCCTACTTTACCGTGCTGGAGCACAAAACAGCGCTGCTGCGGGTGATCTTTTCGCCCCACCGCGAGGACGAAACGCGCCGGGCCCTGGCGCAGATGGCCCAAAGCCTGCCTCTTGCGGTCGAGGAATGGCCCTGAGCCGCTGACGGCCAAAAAATTCCGCAGGCGAGGTCTCCGCAAGGCCGCGCGGCGGGTCTGCGCTGGGGGTCGCGCTGGCGATCCCGCACCCCGACACAGATATCCGCGCAGATATCCGCACGGGCAATGCCGCGCCAAAGCCCGAGCCGCAGCCGTGTGGGGAGCCCTGCGCAAAAACACTTTGAGCTGCGCGTAATTTCTGTTACGATTTTTGCGTTTTGGGGCAGGGCCAAAAGTCCAGCCCTTTTCCTGCGTCTGGCGCAAGCCCGCAACACCTCAGCCTTTACCAAGGCGGATTCATGCCCACACTGAAATACAAGCGCGTGCTGCTCAAGCTGAGCGGCGAGGCCCTGGCCGGTGAAAACAAAACCGGCATCGACCCGGCAACCGTAGACACCATCTGCCGCGAGATCGGCACAGTGCTCGAAATGGGCGTCGAGATGGCCCTTGTTATTGGCGGAGGCAATATTTTTCGCGGGCTTTCCGGCTCGGCAAAAGGCATGGAACGCTCGTCTGCCGACTACATGGGCATGCTGGCCACTGTGCTCAACGCCCTGGCCGTGCAGGACATGCTTGAAAAGCTCGGCTACCCCACGCGCGTGCTTTCGGCCATCACCATGCAGGAGGTATGCGAGCCATTTATTCGCCGCCGCGCCCTGCGCCATATGGAAAAAGGCCGCGTGGTCATCTGCGCCGCCGGCACGGGCAACCCCTACTTTACCACTGACACCACCGCAGCCCTGCGGGGCATGGAACTGAAGTGCGACGCCATCATCAAGGCCACCAAGGTCGACGGCATCTACGACAAGGACCCCACCAAATTTCCCGATGCCGTCAAATTTGACAGCATCACCTACGATGAAACCCTGGCGCGCCATCTGGGCGTCATGGACGCTACGGCCTTTGCCCTCGTGCGCGACAACAACGTGCCCATCATCGTGTGCCGCATGTTTGGCGGCGACATCTGCCGCGTCGTAACCGGCGAAACCGTAGGCACCATCGTTCAGAACTGAGAGCCCCCAAGGAGAATACCGATGGATATCGACAGCATCCTTCTGGACGCCGAAGACCGCATGGAAAAGGCCATTGCCTCGCTGGAACGCGAGTTTTCCAAACTGCGCACTGGCCGCGCCTCCACCGCGCTGGTGGACGGCATCAAGGCCGACTACTACGGCACGCCAACGCCCATCAGCCAGATGGCCTCGGTGGCCGTGCCCGACAGCCGCACCGTTACCATCCAGCCCTGGGACAAGGGCGGCATTTCCGTGGTTGAAAAGGCCATTCTGAAATCCGACCTGGGCCTCACGCCCATCAACGACGGCAAGCTCATCCGCATCATGATTCCGCCGTTGACCGAAGAGCGCCGCAAAGACCTGGTCAAGGTGGCCCGCAAATACACCGAAGACGCCAAGGTGGCGGTTCGCAACGTGCGCCGCGACGCCAACGACAGCCTGAAAAAGCTGGAAAAAGACAAGGCCATCAGCGAGGACGAGCAGAAAAAAGCTTCTGAAGACGTGCAAAAGCTGACGGACAAGTTTGTGGCCGAGGCCGACAAAAAGTGCGCGGCCAAAGAAAAGGAAATTATGGAAATCTAGCCCGTGGCGGGTTTTCCGCCGGGGTTGCGCGCGCCCCGCAACTGTTTGCGGGGCGCGGCTCTGCTGTTAACGGCAGGCCTGCCCGCAGCGGGGCCGCTGGCCCGCAGGACTTATCACCACAGGCTTAATGCATGACGGACCATCCAGACAAACTGCCCACGCATCTTGCCATCATCATGGACGGCAACGGCCGGTGGGCCCAGGCCCGCGGCCTGCCCCGCGAGGCTGGGCACCGCGCGGGCGCGGAAACAGTACGCGCCATCGTGACCGAATGCCGGTCGCTGGGCATACGCCACCTCACGCTCTACACCTTTTCCAGCGAAAACTGGAACCGCCCCAAGACCGAAATCAGCGCCCTTTTCAGCCTGTTGATGGAATTTTTGAGCCGCGAGGTTCCGCGCATGGTAGAGCAGGGCATTTCCATGCGCGTGCTGGGCGATCTTGAATCCATGCCGCTAGCCCAACGCACGGCCCTGCGCCATGCCATAAAACGCACCGAGGGCGGCAGGGACATGGTTCTCAACCTTGCGCTCAACTACGGCGGCAGGGGCGAGCTTGTACGCGCCATGCAAAATATGCTGCGCGAGGGTATGCGCCCCGAGGACATTACCGAGCAGACGCTGGCGGACCATCTGTACACCGCCGGACAACCCGACCCCGACCTGCTCATCCGCACCAGCGGCGAGCAACGGCTAAGCAACTACCTGCTCTATCAATGCGCCTACAGCGAGCTGTACTTCACGCCCGTGCCATGGCCGGACTTCGACGCCGCGCAGCTGCGCATGGCCCTGGCCGCCTACGCCGCCCGTTCGCGCCGTTTCGGCAAAACACAGGAGCAAATTGATGCCCATTGATCCTTCAACACGAACCATCGACATCCGCCGCATCTTCACCGGCATTGTCCTGGCTGCGGTATTATTGCTGGTGCTCTGGCTCAGGGGGTTGCCCCTGTTGTTTGTTATTCTGCTTGTCTGCGCCCTGGGGCTGTGGGAGTTTTACTCCCTGTTCTGGGGGCCCAAGGGCCGCGTAACCAGCAGAGTGTGCGCCATCATACTGGGCTGGGGCATGATCTGCCTCACCTGGATGCACCGTCCGCAGGATGCTCTGGTCTTTATGGGCGCGGGCTTTGTGCTGGCGTCATTGAGCTTTCTGTTCAGGTGGGACGTTATTGAAGAAGAAAACGCCTTTGCCTCCAGCGGCATCTTCATGGCGGGCCTGGCCTATGTGCCGCTGCTTTTGCTGCCCGCCACCTATCTTTCGACCACCAAGCTCATCTTTGTCATTGCCGCCGTGGCCATTTCGGACACTTCGGCCTACTTTGTGGGCACTCGTTTTGGTCACCACAAGCTGTGGCCGCGCGTCAGCCCCAAAAAGAGCTCCGAGGGCGCGGTGGGCAGTCTGGTGGGCTGCGTAATTTTTTGCGCCATTTACGGCTCAATTTACGGCAAAACCGGCTGGTTTTCGTTTGCGCTGCTGGGTATAGCCGTCAACGCCTTTGCCCAGCTGGGCGACCTGTTTGAATCGGCGCTCAAGCGCTCGGTAAACATCAAGGATTCCGGCAATCTGCTGCCCGGTCACGGCGGCATCCTCGACAGAGCGGACAGCCTGCTGTTTGCCATGCCCATGGTGGCCGTTGTGGACCAGTGGTTTTTCTTCTTTTAGGGCGCAAAGCCCTTTTGCTGCTGTCAGCGTGAGCGGTGCGGCGCACGGGGTACGGACAAAGCGTCCTTCCGGGCCGCACCGCTTGCCTGCCATTAAGCCATACGCGAAAGCCGCTTCCCACGGCCTTTTGCAGGAGACCCCGGTTGCGACCCCGCCGGGCGCTTGAATTTTTTGCCGCAGAACCTATGTTATGCGCACAAGCGCAGCGAGCAACCGCGCGCACCCATAAAAGGACAACGTCACCATGGCGCAACTTTGGCCCGGCCAGGGCGGCCCTTCCATCAACTACATTTCTGACGCGCCCGGTGAAAACTGGCGGCAAACATGGCCCCGCAGCCTGGTGCTGCTGGGTTCCACCGGTTCCATCGGGCGCAGCACCCTGGCCGTAGCCGCAGCGCACCCGCAGGACTTCCGCATGGTGGGCTTTGCCTGCGCCCGCAACGTGCAGCGGCTGGCCGAGCAGGCGCTCGCGTGGCGTCCGCCGCATCTGGCCGTGCTGGATGAAGAATCCGCAACCAGGCTGCGCGCCCTGCTGCCCGCCAACTACCGCCCCCGCATCCTTGTGGGGCGCGATGGCTACGCGGAGCTGGCGTCGCTGCCCGAAGCCTCCACCGTGCTGTCTGCACAGGTCGGCGCGGCGGGCCTTGCCGGTACACTTGCCGCAGCTCTGGCTGGCAAGGTGATCTGCCTTGCCAACAAGGAATCGCTGGTGCTGGCGGGCGACCTTGTGCGCCGCGTATGCGCCCGCACCGGGGCCGTTGTGCTGCCGGTAGATTCGGAGCACAACGCCATTTTTCAGTGCTTGGCAGGGCGCGGGCAGGAAGTGGAGCGACTTATCCTTACGGCTTCCGGCGGCCCCTTCAGGGGCTGGACAAAGCAAACCCTGGTCGCGGTGACGCCCGAGCAGGCGCTCAAGCACCCCAACTGGAGCATGGGGGCCAAGATCACCATCGATTCGGCCACGCTCATGAACAAGGGGCTGGAAGTCATTGAGGCCTACCACCTCTACGGCGTGCCGGTTGAGCGCATCAGGGTGCTGGTGCACCCGCAGTCTGTAGTGCACTCGCTGGTGGAATTTCATGACGGCAGCCAGCTGGCCCAGCTCGGCACGCCCGACATGCGGCTGGCCATTGCGGCCTGCCTGCTGTGGCCGAGCTGCGTGCCGGTAAATGTGCCGCCGCTCGACCTTACGGCCAAGCCGCTCACGTTCCACGAGCCGGACGAATCCGCATTTCCCTGCCTCGGGCTGGCCCGGCAGGCGCTAAAAAATCGCGGCGGTCGTTGCGTTGTGCTCAACGCCGCCAACGAAGCCGCCGTGGATCTGTTTCTCAACGGCCGCTGCGCGTTTATGGACATACCCCGGCTGATCAATGCCGCCCTGGAGGCGCACGGCGCTTCCAACCCCGGCCATCAGCCTTTCTGCACGCCCCCTGCGGGCGCGCATTCGCCCAACGATGCGGATGCCGCCCTCAAACTTGAGGCGCATACATTGGCGGAACGCATGCAATGCATTGACCGCCAGAGCCGCGAGCTGGTGTACACGCTGGCCCGCGACGGAGGTTCCCTGTGCTGACAACTGTTATCGCCGTAGTGGTCGTTCTTGGCGGCCTGATCTTTTTCCACGAGCTGGGGCATTTTGCCGTGGCGCGCGGTCTTGGTATGGGTGTTTCCACCTTTTCGCTGGGCTTTGGCCCCAAAATTCTCAAATACCGCAAGGGCAAGACGGAATACGCCCTGTCGCTGGTGCCTCTGGGCGGCTACGTGGCTCTGGTGGGTGAAAGCGACCCCAAGGACATACCCGAAGGCTTTACCGAGGCGGAGAGCTTTGCCCTGCGCCCCGCCTGGCAGCGTCTGCTTGTGGTGGCGGCGGGCCCGGCGGCCAATATTATTCTGGCGTGGCTGCTGTGCTGGACGCTGGCTCTGGGCTGGGGCACGCCCATCCTGTTGCCGCAGGTAGGCGCAGTGGTGCAGAACGGCCCCGCCGACAAGGCTGGCATGCAGCCCGGCGACACCATTGTGAGCATCAACGGCGTCGCGATTGCCAACTGGCAGGTCATGGCCGACGCCATCAGCCAGAGCGACGGCAAAACGCTTGAGGTCACGCTTTCACGTCCCGACATGGCCCCGCAGGCCGATGCGCAGACCAGGGACGACGAAGTTGCCCAGCCGGAACAAGGCATGATCATCAGCGTCGAGCTTACACCAGAGCGCTCCATCCGCAAGACCATCTTTGGCGAAGAAGAAAGCGCATGGCTCATAGGCATCCGCAACTCTGGCGCGGTGCGCCTTGAGCGTCACGGTTTTGCCGGCGCGGCGGTTGCAGGGGCCGGACAGACGGCCGACATGGTTTCGCTGACCTGGCAGAGCTTTGTCAAGCTGGCGGAACGCGTGGTTCCGCTGGATCAGGTGGGTGGGCCCATCATGATCATGCAGATGGTGGGCAAACAGGCCCACGAGGGTCTTGCCGGCCTGCTGGCCCTGGCCGCCCTCATCAGCATAAACCTTGGCATCCTCAACCTGTTGCCCATACCCGTACTCGACGGCGGGCAGATCGTATTTTGCCTGTGGGAAATAGTCTTTCGCCGCCCGCCCAACCCGCGCTTTCAGGATTACGCCATGCGCGCGGGCATTGCCCTGCTGGTGGCTCTTATGCTGCTGGCGACCTACAACGACCTGTGGCGCATTCTTAAAAGCACCGGCTGGTTCGGGAGCGGCTCGTAATGCAGACGGGCACCGGCCTTGAGCTGATCCTCAACGCCGCCGAGGGCGTACTGCAGATCATCGTTACCGAAGACGAAAGGCTGCTCAGCGTGCAGGAGTGGCACAAGGCCGACCGGGCCACGGAAATTCTGGCTCCGGCCCTGGCCGACATGTGCCGCGCCCTGAATATTGCGCCCGCCCAGTTCAGGCGCATTGCCTGCGTGCGCGGGCCGGGCTCCTTTACGGGTATACGGCTGGTGCTCGCCACCGCCGCCGCCCTGCGCCGCGTGGGGCAGGCCCGTCTGGCGGGCCTTGACTACATGCAGGCCCTGGCTACCAGCGCCGTGCTGCAGCACAACCTTTTTTACGGCACGCCGGTGTGGGTGCTCACGCACGCCAGACGCAACCTGGTGCACTGCCAGCCCTTTATGTCTTACGGCCCGCAAATTCCCGCCCAGCCCAGCCAGCCCGTGGACCTGTGCCCGCCGCAGGAGGCTTTGCGCCGCATGGAGGCCGCCTGCAGCGAGCCACTGCCCCAA is from Desulfovibrio desulfuricans and encodes:
- a CDS encoding phosphatidate cytidylyltransferase codes for the protein MPIDPSTRTIDIRRIFTGIVLAAVLLLVLWLRGLPLLFVILLVCALGLWEFYSLFWGPKGRVTSRVCAIILGWGMICLTWMHRPQDALVFMGAGFVLASLSFLFRWDVIEEENAFASSGIFMAGLAYVPLLLLPATYLSTTKLIFVIAAVAISDTSAYFVGTRFGHHKLWPRVSPKKSSEGAVGSLVGCVIFCAIYGSIYGKTGWFSFALLGIAVNAFAQLGDLFESALKRSVNIKDSGNLLPGHGGILDRADSLLFAMPMVAVVDQWFFFF
- the dxr gene encoding 1-deoxy-D-xylulose-5-phosphate reductoisomerase, with product MAQLWPGQGGPSINYISDAPGENWRQTWPRSLVLLGSTGSIGRSTLAVAAAHPQDFRMVGFACARNVQRLAEQALAWRPPHLAVLDEESATRLRALLPANYRPRILVGRDGYAELASLPEASTVLSAQVGAAGLAGTLAAALAGKVICLANKESLVLAGDLVRRVCARTGAVVLPVDSEHNAIFQCLAGRGQEVERLILTASGGPFRGWTKQTLVAVTPEQALKHPNWSMGAKITIDSATLMNKGLEVIEAYHLYGVPVERIRVLVHPQSVVHSLVEFHDGSQLAQLGTPDMRLAIAACLLWPSCVPVNVPPLDLTAKPLTFHEPDESAFPCLGLARQALKNRGGRCVVLNAANEAAVDLFLNGRCAFMDIPRLINAALEAHGASNPGHQPFCTPPAGAHSPNDADAALKLEAHTLAERMQCIDRQSRELVYTLARDGGSLC
- the rseP gene encoding RIP metalloprotease RseP, translated to MLTTVIAVVVVLGGLIFFHELGHFAVARGLGMGVSTFSLGFGPKILKYRKGKTEYALSLVPLGGYVALVGESDPKDIPEGFTEAESFALRPAWQRLLVVAAGPAANIILAWLLCWTLALGWGTPILLPQVGAVVQNGPADKAGMQPGDTIVSINGVAIANWQVMADAISQSDGKTLEVTLSRPDMAPQADAQTRDDEVAQPEQGMIISVELTPERSIRKTIFGEEESAWLIGIRNSGAVRLERHGFAGAAVAGAGQTADMVSLTWQSFVKLAERVVPLDQVGGPIMIMQMVGKQAHEGLAGLLALAALISINLGILNLLPIPVLDGGQIVFCLWEIVFRRPPNPRFQDYAMRAGIALLVALMLLATYNDLWRILKSTGWFGSGS
- the tsaB gene encoding tRNA (adenosine(37)-N6)-threonylcarbamoyltransferase complex dimerization subunit type 1 TsaB, which codes for MQTGTGLELILNAAEGVLQIIVTEDERLLSVQEWHKADRATEILAPALADMCRALNIAPAQFRRIACVRGPGSFTGIRLVLATAAALRRVGQARLAGLDYMQALATSAVLQHNLFYGTPVWVLTHARRNLVHCQPFMSYGPQIPAQPSQPVDLCPPQEALRRMEAACSEPLPQGTDKHRCARVCGSGLARNAAVFAGIEGMRMVPPDPGAGMLAIPGLVCPHTEALRLLARHGDYFDADVEPLYVRPCDAVENLPQLAPRMGMTGEHAMAALDVMLERAPKSEI